The Helicoverpa armigera isolate CAAS_96S chromosome 18, ASM3070526v1, whole genome shotgun sequence genome segment TCCAGCGGCTGCGATCGTGATTCGAGCGGATGCGTCGAAACGAGAGCTGAGCACCGTtacctgcgcccgcgccgagcGCTCGCCGGACGCGGGGGATGCGCCGACCTCATCGCCTCCCACCGCCACCGAAATGTCTCTGACTCATTAATTGAAATGCAACTAACCTACAAAAATCGACTTCTGTTTGGTTGCCGCTCGTATCTGAGGCCATATAAATGCACATAAGCCCCTGAGTACTTATTCATATTTCTACTCTCTAATAAGCAGTTTACTCTAATCGTCTAAGCAGTCTCAAGGccttacaataaaaatacacttgATATCACAAAATGCAAACCGAAGCACATGAGTGCAACGACACATTGTCGCGTTTTCACGGACGGAACAGTCCTTTGTGTCCAATGGAACCATGCTGCTACCACAATGTGCGATAGGTCAATCTTTATCACGCAATAACTCTGATTTTGCACTTTTTTCGCTTCCATTGAAAGAGAAGTTTGGATTGTCCTTTTGTTTATATGCTTTATCCAGTTTCGCAGAAGGCGGATCGTTTTCAATAGGTATCGCCGGAGTTGATGTTGTTATTGGCGCAGGGTTTATATTTTCACCTCGACAGAAGTCTTGAAGCCAAAGTTCCGAGTTGTAAGAAGGTCCCTCTCCCCCGAGCTCTGCCGGCAGTATGTCCAGAGGTAGAGCATCATGAAGCGTTGACAGATTGTTTCCATGCAACATGATGCGTTCTCGAGTCTTCGCCTTAAGGTACGGCTTAATTACAGCGAGAGCAGTTTCCACATACCAAGGCTGCCCAATGAAGTGTATGCTTTTGAAACGCACAGGCATGCAATCTTGTAGACAGTCAATCATCATTTTCAACACTTTAGCTTGCAAACTACACGATTGCTTAAACGTGAATTCAGTCCAGTCTACGATAATGACATAACCGTTGGCTTGATTTTGAACGTCATCCAGAGTGCGTTCAATGGTGAGTAGGAGAGCTCTGAAGACGGAGAGCAGAGGGCAGGCGTGAGGTATCCAGTTGGAGGCAAACATGAGCAGCACGCAGCGGCCGCGGCGGTCGCGCTGCGCCAGCACGCCGGGCAGGCCGTCGGCCAGCGCGCGCAGCACGCCGCCGTCCGCCGCCGCCCACAGCTCGGGGTGCTCGCGCCGGTACTGGTGGTAGCTCACCAACAGCTCGAAACTCTGCTGCACGTCGTGTTTGCGCGCATACAGAAAGCGCCGCAGGAAGTTGTCATCCTGACATCTACTTTTGTCGCGCAGGGCGAGGTTGAGGCTCTTGTCGACTGCGTCTCGCAGGCCGTTGAGAGCACGTTGTCGGTCGCCGTCTGTGAGGCGTTTCCTGGCCACTTCACAAAGGCGCTCATTTTGCATTTGATGCAGCTTCCAGTCGTACTCGGCGTACTCGTTCATGACTGGTTTTGGTATGAGTCATGCGTCCTTTCACTGGTATAACGCggagctgcgcgcgcgccgcctgtAGCTCGGGGCCGACTGCGCACCGAgttcgcgccgcgcgccgccgccatCGCTGCTCGTTCATTAAACCGTGTAATGCTTCGTTCACACGCGATAGCCACTTGTTCCAGTTAACTTGCCTGATTCATTTTATGGGAAGGTATACGCACTGATTAAAAACTACGAATCAACACATGTGCAGGATTTGTATGTACTTCTGAAATCacactaaataattttaaataattatgcatCAAGGAAAATAATACCGATTAATGTTATATGTTTTTGAAACCGCACCCACGACCGAATCACGATAAGGAAAgtacacaatattaatttacaataccGTGGTATTTCATGACCTAATGTTATAGTAAGCACACTGTGGTAATGGCAATACATCAGGGAATCACCTATCAAATCGCTGTGAGATACTATCTCAATACTCTTATCCATACCTTGATAAGATAGTAGCCACTTTTGCTAGTCAGGAAATGTGTCCGTCCAtagtaaacaaagataaattattcagtgtaataaaataatattaaattccatGCAAATTACAATTTTCACCTTATCtttctaattttatcttaattgcAAATTAAACACTATTATTAAGTGCAGTATCATTAGAAAATTAGTTTTTACGAAACTCGAGC includes the following:
- the LOC110375382 gene encoding clavesin-2 — translated: MNEYAEYDWKLHQMQNERLCEVARKRLTDGDRQRALNGLRDAVDKSLNLALRDKSRCQDDNFLRRFLYARKHDVQQSFELLVSYHQYRREHPELWAAADGGVLRALADGLPGVLAQRDRRGRCVLLMFASNWIPHACPLLSVFRALLLTIERTLDDVQNQANGYVIIVDWTEFTFKQSCSLQAKVLKMMIDCLQDCMPVRFKSIHFIGQPWYVETALAVIKPYLKAKTRERIMLHGNNLSTLHDALPLDILPAELGGEGPSYNSELWLQDFCRGENINPAPITTSTPAIPIENDPPSAKLDKAYKQKDNPNFSFNGSEKSAKSELLRDKD